The following proteins are encoded in a genomic region of Ostrea edulis chromosome 7, xbOstEdul1.1, whole genome shotgun sequence:
- the LOC125655845 gene encoding uncharacterized protein DDB_G0290685-like, which translates to MKVGLLCIVLLCGVLLAQARPKRPKKGGEKDDSEIDLLERMLDELEENAKDKDEDSRRPPPKKDDGDDKKGGRRRRPKKDGDDDKDGKRRPPKKEDGDNEDNDKQKPPKKEERENEEGRRRRPPPKEEREIEEGRRRRPPPKEERENDEEAGKRRRPKKDGGDDDKDGKRRPPKKEDGDNEDDDKQKPPKKEERENEEGRRRRPPPKEERENDEEGGKRRRPKKDGGDDDKDGKRRPPKKEDGDNEDDDKQKPPKKEERENEEGRRRRPPPKEERENDEEGGKRRRPKKDGGDDDKDGKRRPPKKEDGDNEDDDKQKPPKKEERENEEGRRRRPPPKEERENDEESGKRRRPKKDGGDDDKDGKRRPPKKEDGDNEDDDKQKPPKKEERENEEGRRRRPPPKEERENDEEGGKRRRPKKDGGDDDKDGKRRPPKKEDGDNEDDDKQKPPKKEERENEEGRRRRPPPKEERENDEEGGKRRRPKKDGGDDDKDGKRRPPKKEDGDNEDDDKQKPPKKEERENEEGRRRRPPPKEERENDEEGGKRRRPKKDGGDDDKDGKRRPPKKEDGDNEDNDKQKPPKKEERENEEGRRRRPPPKEERENEEGRRRRPPPKEERNPPPPKKDGNGEDDDKRKPLKNEERENKDERRPRPRPQEERENGDENQRKPPRKCNGDD; encoded by the exons AGACCAAAGAAAGGTGGAGAAAAAG ATGATTCAGAGATTGATCTTCTTGAGCGTATGCTGGATGAGTTAGAGG AAAATGCCAAAGATAAGGACGAAGACAGCCGAAGACCTCCCCCCAAGAAAGATGACGGAGATGATAAGAAAGGTGGCAGACGAAGACGTCCCAAGAAAGACGGTGATGATGATAAAGATGGTAAACGAAGACCTCCCAAGAAAGAGGATGGAGATAATGAAGACAATGATAAACAAAAACCACCAAAAAAAGAGGAACGAGAAAATGAAGAAGGACGCCGTCGTAGACCACCACCAAAGGAGGAACGTGAAATTGAAGAAGGACGCCGCCGTAGACCACCACCAAAGGAGGAACGTGAAAATGACGAGGAAGCTGGCAAACGAAGACGTCCCAAGAAAGACGGTGGAGATGATGATAAAGATGGTAAACGAAGACCTCCCAAGAAAGAGGATGGAGATAATGAAGACGATGATAAACAAAAACCACCAAAAAAGGAGGAACGTGAAAATGAAGAAGGACGCCGCCGTAGACCACCACCAAAGGAGGAACGTGAAAATGACGAGGAAGGTGGCAAACGAAGACGTCCCAAGAAAGACGGTGGAGATGATGATAAAGATGGTAAACGAAGACCTCCCAAGAAAGAGGATGGAGATAATGAAGACGATGATAAACAAAAACCACCAAAAAAGGAGGAACGTGAAAATGAAGAAGGACGCCGCCGTAGACCACCACCAAAGGAGGAACGTGAAAATGACGAGGAAGGTGGCAAACGAAGACGCCCCAAGAAAGACGGTGGAGATGATGATAAAGATGGTAAACGAAGACCTCCCAAGAAAGAGGATGGAGATAACGAAGACGACGATAAACAAAAACCACCAAAAAAGGAGGAACGTGAAAATGAAGAAGGACGCCGCCGTAGACCACCACCAAAGGAGGAACGTGAAAATGACGAGGAAAGTGGCAAACGAAGACGTCCCAAGAAAGACGGTGGAGATGATGATAAAGATGGTAAACGAAGACCTCCCAAGAAAGAGGATGGAGATAATGAAGACGATGATAAACAAAAACCACCAAAAAAGGAGGAACGTGAAAATGAAGAAGGACGCCGCCGTAGACCACCACCAAAGGAGGAACGTGAAAATGACGAGGAAGGTGGCAAACGAAGACGCCCCAAGAAAGACGGTGGAGATGATGATAAAGATGGTAAACGAAGACCTCCCAAGAAAGAGGATGGAGATAATGAAGATGATGATAAACAAAAACCACCAAAAAAGGAGGAACGTGAAAATGAAGAAGGACGCCGCCGTAGACCACCACCAAAGGAGGAACGTGAAAATGACGAGGAAGGTGGCAAACGAAGACGTCCCAAGAAAGACGGTGGAGATGATGATAAAGATGGTAAACGAAGACCTCCCAAGAAAGAGGATGGAGATAATGAAGACGATGATAAACAAAAACCACCAAAAAAGGAGGAACGTGAAAATGAAGAAGGACGCCGCCGTAGACCACCACCAAAGGAGGAACGTGAAAATGACGAGGAAGGTGGCAAACGAAGACGCCCCAAGAAAGACGGTGGAGATGATGATAAAGATGGTAAACGAAGACCTCCCAAGAAAGAGGATGGAGATAATGAAGACAATGATAAACAAAAGCCACCAAAAAAGGAGGAACGAGAAAATGAAGAAGGACGCCGCCGTAGACCACCACCAAAGGAGGAACGTGAAAATGAAGAAGGACGCCGCCGTAGACCACCACCAAAGGAGGAAC gtaacccccccccccccaagaaggACGGTAATGGTGAAGACGATGATAAACGAAAACCGCTAAAAAATGAGGAACGCGAAAACAAAGACGAACGTCGCCCTAGACCACGACCACAGGAGGAACGTGAAAATGGAGACGAAAACCAACGAAAACCTCCAAGGAAATGTAATGGAGATGATTAG